One Acidobacteriota bacterium DNA segment encodes these proteins:
- the mutL gene encoding DNA mismatch repair endonuclease MutL, with protein sequence MSRIRILPEEVANKIAAGEVVERPSSVVKELVENAIDAGARNIRIFLEKAGKKLIRVEDDGEGMNHDDLLLAFERHATSKIKDVTDLMRIVSLGFRGEALPSIASVSRLRIRSKTEEAVAGVEVYLIGGVVKKVSEVPMTRGTSVEVASLFFNTPARRKFLRGDERELAYILEVVTNYALSYPEISFSLHNEGRELIFAPKVEDVSLRIQYLFGGEVADSLLTFDRERNGFRVWGFTSRPGVYRSSSRDIRPFVNRRSVKDRVILRAVISAYDTFLPKGRYPISFLFLELPPEEVDVNVHPTKAEVRFRNSYFVSELIKEGLREALVGSEPVGLSEDSEKEMVASQEKKEEGEFPVPPPSPVREDAPPSLPLGFSQSMGEVKERKRVEEEREDEGGFRIIGQHKNSYIIASMGDDIVIVDQHAAHERILYTRISKELEGKGVTRQVLLHPKVVELSPAQGALLSRYLPLLLKIGFLIEPFGGRSFIIKEVPALLPSSEVDSAFDEIIERMGEGRSLPSPEELLSHLLKTVACHSAIRAGDALSRKEMEELLSSLLSGEYPLTCPHGRPVIFRIDYKTLLKRFERD encoded by the coding sequence ATGAGCCGTATTCGTATCCTTCCGGAAGAGGTGGCGAACAAGATAGCAGCGGGTGAGGTAGTGGAGCGCCCTTCATCGGTGGTTAAGGAGCTCGTTGAAAATGCCATCGATGCTGGGGCGAGAAATATAAGGATTTTCCTCGAAAAAGCGGGGAAGAAGCTCATCAGGGTGGAGGATGACGGTGAGGGGATGAATCACGACGATCTCCTCCTCGCCTTCGAACGGCATGCCACCTCAAAGATAAAGGATGTGACGGATCTTATGAGGATCGTCAGTCTCGGATTTCGGGGGGAGGCACTTCCCAGCATCGCTTCGGTCTCCCGTCTCCGCATCCGCTCCAAGACTGAAGAGGCGGTAGCGGGAGTAGAGGTCTATTTGATAGGAGGGGTGGTGAAAAAGGTCTCGGAGGTTCCTATGACCCGGGGGACATCGGTCGAGGTAGCCTCCCTTTTCTTTAATACTCCGGCGAGAAGGAAGTTCCTGAGAGGTGACGAGCGGGAGCTTGCCTATATCCTTGAGGTGGTGACCAATTACGCTCTTTCCTATCCCGAGATATCCTTTTCTCTTCATAATGAGGGAAGGGAACTAATTTTTGCTCCCAAGGTGGAGGATGTATCGCTTCGCATCCAATACCTTTTTGGGGGAGAGGTGGCGGATTCCTTGCTTACCTTTGACAGGGAGCGGAACGGCTTCCGGGTGTGGGGTTTCACCTCCCGTCCCGGTGTTTACCGCTCTTCTTCCCGGGACATTCGCCCCTTTGTTAACCGCCGTTCAGTCAAGGATAGGGTGATCCTTCGGGCGGTAATTTCCGCCTACGATACCTTTCTTCCCAAAGGGAGGTATCCCATCTCCTTTCTTTTCCTCGAGCTTCCTCCGGAAGAGGTGGATGTTAATGTGCATCCGACCAAGGCAGAGGTCAGGTTTCGCAATTCTTATTTTGTCTCCGAGCTCATCAAAGAAGGGCTGAGGGAAGCGCTTGTTGGGAGTGAGCCGGTCGGTTTATCAGAAGATTCTGAAAAGGAGATGGTGGCTTCTCAGGAGAAAAAGGAAGAAGGTGAATTCCCTGTTCCCCCGCCTTCCCCGGTTAGGGAAGATGCCCCTCCTTCTCTTCCTCTTGGTTTTTCTCAATCTATGGGGGAGGTTAAAGAGCGAAAGAGAGTGGAAGAAGAGAGGGAAGATGAGGGTGGTTTCCGAATTATAGGCCAGCATAAAAACTCTTACATTATAGCCAGTATGGGCGATGATATTGTAATCGTCGATCAACACGCTGCCCATGAACGGATCCTCTATACCCGTATCAGCAAGGAGCTTGAGGGGAAGGGAGTGACGAGGCAGGTGCTACTTCACCCCAAGGTGGTGGAGCTTTCTCCTGCTCAGGGGGCGCTTCTTTCTCGTTATCTGCCGTTGCTCCTCAAGATCGGTTTTTTGATCGAGCCGTTTGGAGGGCGGTCCTTCATAATAAAGGAGGTACCTGCTCTTCTCCCTTCTTCGGAGGTGGATTCAGCGTTTGACGAGATAATAGAGAGAATGGGGGAAGGGCGTTCTCTCCCTTCCCCCGAGGAATTGCTTTCCCACCTTTTGAAGACGGTAGCCTGCCATTCCGCAATACGGGCAGGTGATGCCCTTTCCCGAAAGGAGATGGAGGAACTCCTCTCATCCCTTCTCAGTGGTGAATATCCCCTTACCTGTCCTCATGGAAGACCCGTCATCTTCCGCATTGACTATAAGACGCTCCTTAAGAGGTTCGAACGCGATTAA